Part of the uncultured Desulfobacter sp. genome, ACGGCCGTGTCTGACAGCCCGGGGCCCGTGCACGTCAACATCCCCCTGGAAGAGCCTTTGCACCGGACGGTGGATGCGCCGCTGCCGGATGTCAACGTCGTTGAGGGTACCGGGACACATATTACCCTTGATGAAAATGCATTGGCCGGGGCAGTCGAAGAGATCAACCGGGCAGATAAAATACTTGTGCTGGCGGGCCAGGCTTCTGCCGATCCAGAACTTGACCGTGTCCTGGCCCAGTTTGCGGCAAAAACCGGTGCCGTGGTGGCCGCCGAACACCTGGCCAATCGGCAGATCTCTTCGGACCTTTGCTGCACCCGTCCCGAACTTGTACTTGGGTCCATCTCCCAGGCAGATGCAGCTGTGTTCCGTCCTGATCTGATCATTACATTCGGCAGGCATTTCGTCTCCAAGCGCATCCGGCAATATTTAAGGGAATACAAACCGGACCGGCACATTCATGTGGATGCCGGCGGCGGGCACATGGACACCTACCAGGCATTGACCCGGGTGTGTGCCATGACTCCGGAACGGTTTTTTGAACAGATGGCCGGGGTTCAGATCAAAAAAACATCCGGGGCGTATGCCCGGGCCTGGAAAGACCGGGAGGCGGCGGTGGCGCAGATTTTTAAACATTATCTGGACCAGGCCCCTTTCAGTGACTTCAAGGTATGCGCCGATGTATTGAACGCTGTGCCCAAAGCGTCGGTCGTACATCTGGGTAACAGCTCCACCGTAAGATATGCGGTATTAAATCCGGGTATCCCAGGCGTTACCTGGCGCGGCAACCGGGGAACCAGCGGCATTGACGGGTCTGTTTCAACTGCGGTGGGCGTTGCCTCATGCAGTGCTGAGATAAACACCCTTATTCTGGGAGACCTCTCTTTTTTCTACGATTCCAACGGATTATGGAATAAATACCTGGGGGCAAACTTAAGGGTGATTGTGCTCAATAACGGCGGCGGCAATATTTTCAGTTTTGTGGAGGATCTTGCAGGTCGTGCAGGGGCGGCGAATCAACAGGTGTTTGAAACTTGCTTTTTTGCAGGGCACACTGCAAAAGCCAAAGGCCTTGCATCGGCATTCGGCCTTGATTACCTGCAGGCCGATTCAGGTTCCTCGTTGGACAAGGCCCTTGAAAAATTCTATAATCCTGACCGATCTGTTCCCACCCTTTTGGAGGTGTTTACGGATGCCTGGACTAACACCCAGGTATTTAAAGGATTGTTTATAGAAATTAAAAATGCACGAACCAATAGTGCCTGAACCAAAACCAGTGTTTGGACCAAAAGTTGCCCAGATGCAGGGCGCAGAAAAATTTGCAACCGGAGCATAGTACTGTATGTGAGGATTGCACATTTTTCTGCAACGCCGCAGGTGGGTGACTTTGGGTTCAAACACCATATAGGGAGAAATAGAGATGACAGAAACACGCCAGTGGGAAACCATCAAAGAGTTTGAGGATATATTTTTTGAATATTACGAGGGCATCGGTAAGATCACCATTAACCGTGAACGCTACCGCAACGCCTTCCGGCCCACCACCGTCCATGAGATCAGCGAGTCTTTGCGCATCTGCCGGGAGGATCAGCGCATTAATGTGATTGTTCTGACCGGGGCAGGGGATACCGCCTTTTGTGCCGGCGGTGACCAGACTGTGAAAGGGGAGGGCGGTTATATTGACAAGGACGGCACCCCCCGGCTCAATATCCTTGAAGTTCAAAAGCAGATCCGGTCCATGCCCAAGCCCGTGATTGCCATGGTCAACGGGTTTGCCATCGGCGGCGGTCATGTGCTGCATGTGGTGTGCGATATTACCATCGCCAGTGAAAACGCCATCTTTGGCCAGACCGGGCCCAAGGTGGGCAGTTTTGATGCCGGTCTCGGATCATCCTATCTGGCCAGCACCATCGGGCAGAAAAAGGCCCGGGAGATCTGGTTCATGTGTCGTCAGTATTCGGCGGCCGAGGCGTTGGAGATGGGGCTGGTTAATCATGTGGTGCCCCTGGAACAGCTTGAGGATGAAACCGTGGCCTGGGCCATGAAGATGCAGGAGCACAGTCCGTTGGCCCTGCGTATGATCAAGCTGGGACTCAATGCCGAGCTTGACGGACAGTTGGGACTCCAGGAGTTTGCAGGTAACGCAACACTCTTATATTACCTGACCCAGGAGGCCCAGGAAGGCAAAAACGCTTTTCTTGAAAAAAGAAAGCCGGATTTCAAAAAATTCCCGAAATTCCCATAATATTAATCTCTGTGGTTTGTAGGGGCTGGTCCCTGTGCCTGCCCTGGCCCTGTGCCTAATCCAACGAGGGCAACCACAGGGGATTGCCCCTACAAAAATGTTATGTCGATTGGTGTAGATGATGAACGTACGTGTTGTTGAGCATGATTTGCTGTTTAAACGGCCTGCCGGGACATCCCGGGGGGTGCTGAAGCAGCGACGGGTCTGGTATCTTGTTTTTGAAGATGGGGGCCGGTTCGGGGTGGGGGAGTGCGCGCCGTTGCCGGGGTTGAGTGCTGAAACTATTGCTGAGGTGGAAGCGGCGCTTGCTGCACTTACCGCAGATCCGGATGTTTATTGTGCTGATACCAATCGTCAGAATATCCCCTCTTCTGTCTGGTTTGCCGTGGAGACTGCGTTTCGTGATCTGGAACAGACCGGTACGCGGATTCTGTTGCCTTCGGATTTTACCCGGGGAGCTAAAGGCATTCCCATCAACGGTCTGATCTGGATGGGCGACCCCTTGTTTATGAAAGAACAGATCCGGCAGAAACTGGATTCGGGGTGGCGGTGCGTTAAGCTTAAAATCGGTGCGCTTCAGTTTGAAGAAGAATTGGCCATCCTTAAGGGTATCCGGGCGGAATACAGTGCCGATGACGTTATTTTGCGGGTGGATGCCAATGGCGGGTTCTCTCCGGATGAGGTGCTGGACCGGCTTGAACAGCTGGCGGAACTGGATATTCACTCCATTGAGCAGCCCATTGCCAAAGGCCAGTGGCCGCAAATGGCGGATCTGTGCAGGCAGTCTGCCCTGGACATTGCCTTTGACGAGGAGCTTATCGGCATTACGGCCCGGGAAGACAAAACAGATCTTCTGGACAGCCTTACCCCCCATTTCCTGGTACTCAAACCCAGTTTGCACGGCGGTATGAACGGGTGTGACCAATGGATTGAACTGGCCGAAGAACGGGGGATCGGCTGGTGGATCACCTCGTATCTTGAATCCAACCTGGGGTTGAATGCCATTGCCCAGTGGGCTTTTTTAAAAGCACCCCAGCTGCACCAGGGCCTTGGTACCGGTCAGTTGTTTACCAATAATATGGCGTCTCCCCTGGAAATTCGCGGGGAACAGCTCTTTTTTAATCCGGACAAACGCTTTGTGTTTCCGGGTATTTTTTAATGCCGTGAATATTTTTCCCGATACCCTGATCCTTAACGGCACCGAGCACCGGGTAAAGACCCTTCTGCAATCCCAGGCCTGCGTCCCGGGTATGGAATCCGATGTCCTTGGTTTTTTGGCCCAGTGGTATGGATCGGAGAATACGATCACCGCCCACACCTCGGGCAGCACCGGGCCGCCCAAGGCCATTTTCCTCGGGAAACAGTTTGTGGCCCAAAGCGCCATGCGCACCCTTGATTTTTTTAATCTGAAACCCAAGGCGCGGGTCCTGCTGTGCCTGCCCTTGAGATATATCGCAGGAAAACTGATGGTGGTCAGGGCGCTTCTGGGCGGGCTGGATCTGTGCACCGCAGACCCCACGGACGATTTTGCTTTTCTGGCCCACACCAGGGCCAGCCCCTTTCGTTTTGCGGCCATGGTGCCAAACCAGGTATCAAAATTGCTGGAGGCCCCGGAACGGTTTGAGGGTCTTGAACGTTTATTGATCGGTGGATCAGCGCTGTCGTCAGGTCTTGAAAACGGACTTGGAGACGTGCCCACCGCCTGTTTTGCAAGCTACGGCATGACGGAAACCGCCACGCATATCGCCCTTCGCCGCATCAACGGTCAAAAGGCATCGGACCGGTTTCAATGTCTCGATCAGATTCAGGTGGGACTGTCCGAACGAGGCTGTCTGACCATTGAAATGCCGGGCCTGGATGTGCCGTCGCTTGTGACCAATGACCTGGCGGAGCTCGACGGCCCTGAATCCTTTAGAATCCTTGGCCGGGCCGATAATGTGATCATCTCCGGCGGCATAAAATATTTTCCCGAAGTGCTGGAAAAAAAACTGGAAGATCTGATTGCCTGTCCGTTTTTCATCGGAAGTCAGCCCGATGAAATCCTGGGGCACAAGATTGTTCTGGTCGTCGAAGCCCGGGCCGATGAAGACATGAAAAAAAAACTGGTAACGCATTTCACCCAGCGCCTGGATCGTTACGAAAGACCCAGGGATATTCTATTCAAGGATACACTCAAGCGCACGGAAACCGGAAAAATCATACGGCAAATTTAACTGTAGCCTTCGGGATTTGAATGGTTGACATCAGTTTTGCTTTTTCAATATAATAAGGTCACTTAAGTTCACTCTTTTTCGTCTCATTTTATTTAAACGTCCGTGTCATACATACGGAAAATTTTCCAAATAGTCGATCGGCTCGAATAGGTATTGTTACAATTTATTGTTCCCAGACGACCGGCCTAAAAAGCCGTCCAATCTTGTTTAAACAGGGAGATTTGAAATGACCAACCCATTGGAACGCAAGTTCGATTTGGAACAGTTCAGGTCGATCAGTCATGCAATTTCAACCTATGATGACCCCAAACTCTTATTGGCGCATATCACGGAAGGAATCGCCAGAACATTTAAAATCAAAGGCTGTTGCACCCTTGTTTTGGATGAAAAGGAACATCAGCTTTTTATGGTGAGCAGTTACGGCGTCAGTCGGGAATACCTGGAAAAAGGTCCCATTTTTATCGACGAACAGGACTCGGCCCTTGCAAAGGGGGAACCTGTTTTTATCAAAGACATGTCGACCGATCCCAGGGTCCAGTATCCAAAGGAAGCGGCAAAGGAAAGTATTGTATCCATGCTCTCAATACCCATCAAATTCAGGCAAACGGTTACAGGGGTTGTGCGCATGTATCACAATGAGGTGATTGCCGTCTGTGGAGAGGATATGGCGTCTTTATCCGTTTTGTTTGAGCATCTGGGCATTGTGATTGAAAACAACGGCCTTAAAAATGTGATTGATCAGGTGAAGGTGGCGATGAACAATCTGCCCCATAGACTTCTCTGCTGAGGCCCGAATATAAAATCAACCGGCGAGGCAAATGATATGGGAAAATCATACATTCAAGATACCGGTAATTTTTATGCCATTGACAGTGGTGACATCCTGCACCTGAACGGCCAGAGCTACAGGGTGATCGGCCATGCCAAGGAGCAGCGCTTCGGCATTGAAGATCCAAAGTTCTGGGTCAAAAAGGTGATTAACCTGGCCACCAAGGATATTCAGTATCTTAAATTTGCCTTTTTTGAGACCTTTGAAATCAGCCTTGGCGGGGTGAAAATACATTGTTTTCGAAGTCCCGAAAAAGAGGGCAACATTCTTGAACTGGTAAATGGCCACTCTCTGTTTATGCAGGGAAAGGCCTTCAGCGATGAACACGGAAATAATATCCGGGTGCTTGAGGTGGTCCGGGGATTCAATTTTCTGCAATATCTGGGCAAATTCAGTGACATGGCTTACCCTGTGTATTTTCGAACCGTTCTGCCGGGTATTCTTCGAAATTTATCGAAAGCCTTTGAAGGTATCAGTTTTTTGCATCGGAACGGATTCAAGCATGGGGATATCAGAAACGATCATCTTTTTGTGGAAAGAGCCACGGGTAACTATGTATGGATCGATTTTGACTACGACTACGAAACCACTGAAAATCCCTTCAGTCTGGATATATTCGGTATCGGCAATATTTTGACTTACGCCATCGGCAAGGGGTTTCATACGGTTTACACGATTAAGAACAACCCGGAAATCTATGGTGATCTGCTTGAACGGTTGAGTGACGGTGATTTTTCCATACTGGACCAAAGGCGGCTGGTCAATTTAAAGAAATTATACCCTGCCATTCCAAGTACGATGAATAATATTTTAATGCATTTTTCGAAACATACTGAAATTTTTTACGAGAGGGTTGACGAAATTATTGAGGATATTGACAGGTGTGTCCAAGCCTTTGATGAGATATAACCCGTTTTTAAAAAAGGATTGAACAATGAAGCAATCCATACTCATAGCCGTAAACGATTCGTTTAGTTCAAAAGCGACATTGGAATATTTTTCAAGGCTTAAATTCAGGCCGGACAGCATTGATGTGACGTTGATTCATGTGTTCCGGAAACCGGCTGCCGGTGATGAATTCATGGGCAAAAGCTTTATGGAAGCCCAGCCGGAAAGGTATTTGTCCATTCTTGAAAAGGCAAGACTGGACCTGGTGGAAAAGGCAGGAATTCCCAAAGAAAATATCCGGGTTAAAATCGTGAATGAACCCTGTGAGACGGTTGCGGACGGCATCATTGAAGCATTTAAAAAAGGCGGCCACTCCATGATTGTCATCGGCCGGCGCAAAAAATCCAAGGCAGAGGAATTTGTTAAAGGCGACCTTTGTGTCAAACTTGTGCGCGAGCTGGAGGGGGCTGCCATTCTGGCGGTAAAGACCCATTAAAGAATTTTTTCAAAAACCTTTAATTCTATAATAAATTTGGGTAATATTAAGGGCTAAACTGTTTTATGGTGCAAGGTCTGCGGCGTTTGCCGGGAAAAGACCTGATGTCCCAAAAGACATGTGCCCACAACCTGCAAGATGAAAGGCTTAAAGATCATGTGCAACCATTGTAGTGATCACACTCACGACCATCACCATCATCACGAACATCCTGAAATTGTTCAGATGATGCCTGTCCAAAATAGCTTGTTTGCCGTCTACCAGACGGACACCCCATTGGATTTCAGTGTTGAAACCGGCCGAAACGGGCTCAGCCTTGTTCCGGTACTGTTCATGGGGTTGATTCGCCATGGGGAAAAGACCATGGTGGAAGGGTTTTTTGCTTCCAGTGCCATTAACTCCTGTGAAGATACCCATGGATTCAAGGGGTATGCCTCTTCTTTGGCACACGCTGAAAAACTATACACTTGAGAGTAGAGTAGTCCCTTATAATTACCACTTAGATAGTGTTTGACCGCAAACCCCGGGCGGTTCCATAAAAGCCGCCCGGTCACAATGTTGCCCGGCTGCAACACGGCAGGTGGGTGCATTTTCGTTCAAACACTGGATAACCTGGCGGGAGATACCCCCGTCAGGATTTTATGTTTAAGGAGCCGTGCGCATGCATAAATTGTTAAAGGACAGCCCCGGAGAAAAAATCATGCTCCTGGGCAACGAAGCCATTGCAAGGGGCGCTGTTGAAGCCGGTGTCGCCTTTGCAACCACCTATCCGGGGACCCCGTCTTCGGAAGTCTCTTTGAATCTGTTCCAGATGTCCCAAGAATCGGATCTCTATTTTGAATACTCCACCAATGAAAAGGTTTCCCTGGAAGTAGCGGCTGCTGCTGCCAATTCAGGACTTCGTACCTTTTGCATGATGAAGCATGTGGGGCTCAATGTGGCGGCTGATCCGCTGATGACCCTTGCGTATATCGGCGTGACCGCCGGCATGGTTATTTTAACGGCGGACGACCCGGCCATGTTCTCCAGCCAGAACGAGCAGGACAACCGCTATTATGCCAAATTCGGCCATCTGCCCATGCTCGAACCCTCATCTGTGGCCGAGGCCAAGGATATGATCAAAGAGGCATTTGAACTGTCCGAAACCTTGAAACAGCCGGTGATCCTGCGCACCACCACCCGGATCAACCACTCCAATGCCTTTGTGACCTTTGGGGAGATCAAAGAGAGAAAGACAAAGGGCCGCTTTGAAAAGGATCCCATGCGCTGCGTCACCGTCCCCGCCGTTGCCCGGGGGTTGCATGTCAAACTTGTGGACCGTATGGATAAGGCTGCGGGCATGTCTGAAACTTCAGACTTTAATTTTACCGCAGGCCAGGGCGTATGGGGTGTTGTGGCCAACGGCGTAAGCTACCATTATGCTTTGGACGCCGTAAAAGATCTCGGCATTGAATCAAAGGTCAAGATTCTTCGCCCGGGCTTTTCCAATCCCCTGCCGAAAAAGAAGATTAAAGATTTTCTGGCAGGCTGTGAAAAGGTGCTGGTTATCGAAGAGGGTGAACCCTTCATGGAAGAGGCCATTAAAGCCTTTGCCCAGGAAGCGGGCCTTGTCATTCCCATCCTGGGCAAGACCGATGCCTTATTTACGCCTTTAGGGGAATTTCATCCGGCCATGGTTAGAGAAAAAATCGCGGCGTTTTTCGGCGTCGATTATACCCCGGCCGCTAGGATCGATACCTCCGATGTGCCGGAAATTGCCAACCGGCCGCCTAACCTTTGCTCCGGATGCTCCCACAGGGCCACCTTCTACGCCATTAAAAAGGCGGCTGAAGGTATGGATGTCATTCACCCCAGTGATATCGGCTGTTATACGCTGGGTTTTATGCCGCCTTTATCCGTCGGGGATTTTGTGGTCTGCATGGGTGGGTCTGTGAGTTCCTCCTGCGGGTTCAGCAAGGCCACGGACCAGAAAGTGGTCAGTGTGGTGGGCGACTCCACCTTCTTTCATTCAGGCATCACAGGCCTTGTCAATGCCGTGTTCAACCGCCACAATTTCACGCTGGTCATCCTTGAAAACGGCATCACCGCCATGACCGGCCACCAGCCCCATCCGGGTGTTGATATGGAATTGATGGGCATGGAAGGGTACGGCCGGGTGAACATTGAAAATCTGGTCAAAGCCCTGGGCGTGGAGCATGTTTCCGTGATCAAGCCCTTCAAGGTGAAAAAGAGCATTGAAACCATTAAAGAGGCCATGGCCTTTGACGGTGTCTCCGTTGTCATCTCCCAGGAGCCCTGTATCCTCTGGGCCAAGAGTATTAAGCTTAAAAAGTCCCGGGCCTTTGAGGTGACCGATAAATGCACCGACCACAAGGAGTGCATTAACGGGATTGCCTGTCCGTCCTTTTACATCGAAGAGGGCCGGGTGAAAATTGACGCCGATACCTGTGTGGGTTGTGCCTTGTGCGCCCAGATCTGTCCTGACAACGCCATCCGCCCAATGAAATAGACAAGGAGACAAATTCGATATGAAAACATTAAGAATGGTCATTGTAGCAGTCGGCGGACAGGGCAATCTTCTGGCTTCCAAGGTCCTGGGCGAAGCCGCCCTCATTGAAGGGGTGGAGGTAAGAATGAGCGAGATCCACGGCATGGCCCAGCGCGGTGGTGTGGTAGAGTCCTCCATTATTTTCGGGGATGCCTCCTCCTCCATTATTTCCGATGGGGAAGCCGACATCCTTCTGGGCTTTGAACCGGCTGAAACCCTGCGTGCCATCGGCCGCTGTTCCGCCAATACCAAAGTAATTACCAATACCGCCACCCTGCCGCCCTTTACCGTGGGTATCGGCAAAGGGGCTTATCCTGAGGTGGATGAAATCAAACGGGTACTCAAGGCGAAGACCGCAGGCCTTGTGGCCATCGACGCCATGGCCCTGGCCAAACAGGCGGGGTCGCCCATGAGTGTGAATATTGTGCTGCTGGGCGCCCTGATCCAGACCGGTGCCTTGGGTTTTTCCAAGGAGAACGTTAAAGAGGCGATTAAACGCAGGATTAAACCCAAGCTTGTTGAGATGAATCTCAACGCCTTTGATTTGGGGTTTGAGGCAGCCGCTGCCGGCAATGTATAATTGAAAACCGTTGTTGAACATCTCACACAAAGACACTAAGGCACAAAGAGTTTATCTTAATAGACCTTTGTGCCTTTGAGGCTTTGTGTGAGCATTAATTGGGAATTGCTGATTACAGGAAGGAATCGATGAATACGCAAGCACAGATACAACCCGGCATGATTCATGTCATCAATGGTCCTAATTTGAACATGCTGGGAAAAAGGGAGCCCGAGATTTACGGGGCAATGACCCTTGATCAGATTAACGGGGAACTCAAGAGGCGCGCAGATGCTCTGGGGCTTTCCCTGGATTTTTTCCAGTCCAATCACGAAGGTGCGATTCTGGATTACATCCATGCCGCGTTTGAACAGGGCCCGGCCGGGGTGATCATCAACCCGGGGGCCCTGACCCATACCTCCGTGGCCCTGCGTGATGCCATCTCCATGTTGTCATGTCCCATTGTGGAGGTGCATCTGTCCAACATCCACAAACGTGAAACCTTCCGCCATACCTCAATGATTGCCGGTATCGCCACCGGGCAGCTCACGGGTTTTGGCCATCACGGCTACTATATGGCCCTTGATTATCTCCGCTCTCTGGCCGCCTGAGCATGACCGGGTTTGTTGACGTTCATACCCATCTGCATGATCCGCGCATCATTGATGCCGCCCCGGATATTGTTCTGCGGGCCCAGGCCGCCGGGGTGGAAACAATCGCCACCTGCGCCACCATGGAAGACAATTTGGGGATGACAGCCCAATTGTCGGAAACGTTTTCCGGTGTGGTCCCTTTCTTTGGGGTTCATCCCTGGTTTCTTGATACCCTGGGTCCGGACTGGGCTCAAAATCTGGGCCAATGGCTGGAAAAAACGCCGTCCGGGGTAGGGGAGACCGGGCTTGATTTCATGGACAAAGACGCTGACCGGGATCTGCAGCTTGACGTATTTAAAACCCACCTGGCCCTGGCCTGTGATTTGAACCGGCCCATTAACATCCATGTCCGCAAGGCCTGGGATGCCATCGTCAAAATTTTAAAACACCACGGCCCCCTTGCTGCCGGTGGCGTGATCCACTCCTATTCCGGGTCTGCCGACCTTGTGCCGGTTCTGGAAAAATTCAATCTTCATATCTCATTTTCCGGCTCCGTGACCCGGCCTAATGCCAAGAAGGTGGGTCTGGCACTGAAGGCCGTCAGTCTTGACCGGATTGTTTTTGAAACCGATACCCCGGATATTGTGCCCCAGTTTATTCTGGATGCGTATCCCGCCGACCCGCCGTTCAATGAACCGGCCAATGTGCCGGAGATTGTCAGTGTGGCGGCAGCGCTCCGACACATGGATTTTCAGGCCCTGGCCGGGCACGCATATGAAAACAGCCTGAATCTGTTTGGGACTATTTTAGAGGAGAAAACCCGATGACCAAAGAAGCAAACCGGATCAGCCCCTTTGCCCGGCTGGAACAATTGTTGGGAAAGGGTACGGTTAACCGGTTCAAGAACGCCCGGGTGGCGGTTTTCGGGTTGGGGGCTGTGGGGTCCTTTGTGGTGGAGGGGCTTGCACGTTCCGGCATCGGATATCTGAGGCTTGTGGATTTTGACCGGGTGGATGCCTCCAATATCAACCGGCAGATTTATGCCTTGCACTCCACGATAGGGCAGGAAAAAGCCGTCCTGGCCCGGGCCCGGGTTCTGGATATCAACCCCGATTGTGAGGTGGATCTGCGCACCTCTTTTGTCAATGCCGACAGCCTGGCCGAGTTTTTAAGCCCGGACCTGGACATGGTGGTGGATGCCATTGACGGGCTTAACGCAAAGGTCAGTCTGATCCTGGGGGCAAAACAGATGGGGCTTGGGCTCATCTCCTCCATGGGCGCGGCCGGCCGGACCGATGTCTCCATGATCCGGACCGGGGATCTTTTTGAGACCGAGGTGTGTCCCCTGGCCCGGATGGTACGCCGCCGCCTGCGCCGCCGTGGACTGTCCAGTGGCGTGCCCTGCGTTTACTCCATTGAGCCCCCGCTGAACAAAAAACCTTTTGACGAGAAAGACGCAGTTGATCCCCTGGACCAGGGCGATGTGGACGGCGGCCAGGGACGCCCAAGATCTCCCATCGGATCTGCCGCCTGGGTGCCGGGGTGTTTCGGCCTGACCATCGCAGGGCTTGTTGCAAAGACTCTGGCTATCAAATAGTCTGTTTCGTCATTTTTTTACCCACCTGTCAAATGAATATGTCGGGCTTGATTCTATTGTTGGCCATTTTTTGTGGGGGCAATCCCCTGTGGTTGCCCTTGTTGGGGCCGGCACGGCGGCAGGGCAGGCACAGGGACCTTCCCCTACAACGCCTAGGGTGGAACCAATCCCAATATTTAATTAATGCAACCCATGTCCGTATTGTGTATACTGACCAAATTTTTATCAAACCTGTAATATGTAAGGAATTAAAATGAAAGTTGATTTAGATAAGGTCAGTTATGTGTTCGGTCAAAGTGTAGGCGGCAATTTTAGAAAACAGGGGATCGAAATCGATCCTGAAATTTTTGCGGCGTCTTTTACTGCCGCGTTTAACGGGGAAGAATCAGACATGCCTGTGGGTGAAATGCAGCACATTATGCAAAATTACCAGAGAGCCATGGAAGATAAAAAGCAGGCCGAGCGGGTGGAATCAGGCCAAAAAAATATTGAAGCCGGAAAGACATTTCTTGAAGAGAATGGAAAAAAAGAGGGCGTTCACACCACTGAGAGCGGACTTCAATATAAAGTGATCGTTGAAGGAACGGGAAAAAAGCCCTCCGCCGCTGATACCGTTGAAACCCATTATGAAGGCAAAACCCTTGATGGTACCATCTTTGACAGTTCATACAAACGTGAGCAGACAACCACGTTTCCGCTGAAGGGTGTCATTAAGGGCTGGACGGAAGCGCTTCAGCTGATGCGTGAGGGATCAAAATATGAATTGTATATCCCTTCCGAACTGGCATACGGATCAGCCGGCAGTGGGGGGACGATTGCGCCCTATTCTACATTGATTTTTACGGTTGAGCTCATCGCCGTTAAATAGCGGAACATCGAGCAAGTCTACCATTTTTGTAGGGCAATCTCCCTGTGGTTGCCCTCGTTCGGGCAGGCACAGGGACCTGCCCCTACAGTGGCCTGGGTTAGAACCAATCCCCGAATTTGTATTGATATTCACGCTCAATTTTATTACAACTATTTGAAATCATATATTCATATATAGTCTAATACGTGCGTCGCTTAATTCGTGGCCGACCGAAAACCGCAAAATTTGCCGATT contains:
- the iorA gene encoding indolepyruvate ferredoxin oxidoreductase subunit alpha, with product MHKLLKDSPGEKIMLLGNEAIARGAVEAGVAFATTYPGTPSSEVSLNLFQMSQESDLYFEYSTNEKVSLEVAAAAANSGLRTFCMMKHVGLNVAADPLMTLAYIGVTAGMVILTADDPAMFSSQNEQDNRYYAKFGHLPMLEPSSVAEAKDMIKEAFELSETLKQPVILRTTTRINHSNAFVTFGEIKERKTKGRFEKDPMRCVTVPAVARGLHVKLVDRMDKAAGMSETSDFNFTAGQGVWGVVANGVSYHYALDAVKDLGIESKVKILRPGFSNPLPKKKIKDFLAGCEKVLVIEEGEPFMEEAIKAFAQEAGLVIPILGKTDALFTPLGEFHPAMVREKIAAFFGVDYTPAARIDTSDVPEIANRPPNLCSGCSHRATFYAIKKAAEGMDVIHPSDIGCYTLGFMPPLSVGDFVVCMGGSVSSSCGFSKATDQKVVSVVGDSTFFHSGITGLVNAVFNRHNFTLVILENGITAMTGHQPHPGVDMELMGMEGYGRVNIENLVKALGVEHVSVIKPFKVKKSIETIKEAMAFDGVSVVISQEPCILWAKSIKLKKSRAFEVTDKCTDHKECINGIACPSFYIEEGRVKIDADTCVGCALCAQICPDNAIRPMK
- a CDS encoding tRNA threonylcarbamoyladenosine dehydratase encodes the protein MTKEANRISPFARLEQLLGKGTVNRFKNARVAVFGLGAVGSFVVEGLARSGIGYLRLVDFDRVDASNINRQIYALHSTIGQEKAVLARARVLDINPDCEVDLRTSFVNADSLAEFLSPDLDMVVDAIDGLNAKVSLILGAKQMGLGLISSMGAAGRTDVSMIRTGDLFETEVCPLARMVRRRLRRRGLSSGVPCVYSIEPPLNKKPFDEKDAVDPLDQGDVDGGQGRPRSPIGSAAWVPGCFGLTIAGLVAKTLAIK
- a CDS encoding indolepyruvate oxidoreductase subunit beta — protein: MKTLRMVIVAVGGQGNLLASKVLGEAALIEGVEVRMSEIHGMAQRGGVVESSIIFGDASSSIISDGEADILLGFEPAETLRAIGRCSANTKVITNTATLPPFTVGIGKGAYPEVDEIKRVLKAKTAGLVAIDAMALAKQAGSPMSVNIVLLGALIQTGALGFSKENVKEAIKRRIKPKLVEMNLNAFDLGFEAAAAGNV
- a CDS encoding TatD family hydrolase; the encoded protein is MTGFVDVHTHLHDPRIIDAAPDIVLRAQAAGVETIATCATMEDNLGMTAQLSETFSGVVPFFGVHPWFLDTLGPDWAQNLGQWLEKTPSGVGETGLDFMDKDADRDLQLDVFKTHLALACDLNRPINIHVRKAWDAIVKILKHHGPLAAGGVIHSYSGSADLVPVLEKFNLHISFSGSVTRPNAKKVGLALKAVSLDRIVFETDTPDIVPQFILDAYPADPPFNEPANVPEIVSVAAALRHMDFQALAGHAYENSLNLFGTILEEKTR
- a CDS encoding FKBP-type peptidyl-prolyl cis-trans isomerase, which translates into the protein MKVDLDKVSYVFGQSVGGNFRKQGIEIDPEIFAASFTAAFNGEESDMPVGEMQHIMQNYQRAMEDKKQAERVESGQKNIEAGKTFLEENGKKEGVHTTESGLQYKVIVEGTGKKPSAADTVETHYEGKTLDGTIFDSSYKREQTTTFPLKGVIKGWTEALQLMREGSKYELYIPSELAYGSAGSGGTIAPYSTLIFTVELIAVK
- the aroQ gene encoding type II 3-dehydroquinate dehydratase, translated to MNTQAQIQPGMIHVINGPNLNMLGKREPEIYGAMTLDQINGELKRRADALGLSLDFFQSNHEGAILDYIHAAFEQGPAGVIINPGALTHTSVALRDAISMLSCPIVEVHLSNIHKRETFRHTSMIAGIATGQLTGFGHHGYYMALDYLRSLAA